A genomic segment from Bacillus cereus G9842 encodes:
- a CDS encoding lytic transglycosylase domain-containing protein: MIVGNIVKEVLAYKKGQIQQKLSSPQAFVSSRFQEKLQSEPAKETKETTQPAKVEDMSQPVQSTKIEAVVNKPAETINKVEEASKPEEKAETKKADEVQVAQKEFERRFPETKNEAVDTWELTKKYNIQKIRSSNEGKYEDIIDRTSRTYGIPKTLIQKMIEVESNFNPKTVSHAGAMGLMQLMPANVKEMGVKNPFSPAESIEGGVKELSGYLKKNNGDLVLALASYNAGPGNVRKYGGVPPFKETQGYIKKILNIDVSK; this comes from the coding sequence ATGATAGTTGGAAATATAGTAAAAGAAGTGCTTGCATATAAGAAAGGACAAATTCAGCAAAAGCTAAGTAGTCCACAAGCATTTGTTAGTAGTCGTTTTCAAGAGAAGTTGCAGAGTGAGCCTGCGAAGGAGACGAAAGAAACTACGCAGCCGGCAAAAGTAGAGGATATGAGTCAGCCGGTACAATCTACGAAAATAGAAGCGGTTGTTAATAAACCGGCAGAAACTATTAATAAAGTAGAGGAAGCGAGTAAGCCTGAAGAAAAGGCTGAAACGAAGAAAGCAGATGAAGTGCAAGTTGCGCAAAAAGAGTTTGAACGACGTTTCCCAGAAACGAAAAATGAGGCTGTTGATACGTGGGAATTAACGAAGAAGTATAATATTCAAAAAATACGTTCTTCCAATGAAGGGAAGTATGAGGATATTATTGATCGCACTAGCCGTACATACGGAATTCCGAAAACGTTAATTCAAAAAATGATTGAAGTAGAGTCTAATTTTAATCCGAAAACGGTGTCACATGCAGGTGCGATGGGACTTATGCAGCTTATGCCAGCGAATGTGAAGGAGATGGGCGTGAAGAATCCCTTTTCACCAGCTGAAAGTATTGAAGGTGGCGTGAAAGAGTTAAGCGGTTATTTAAAGAAGAATAACGGCGACTTAGTATTGGCACTTGCTTCTTATAATGCTGGCCCTGGGAATGTGAGAAAGTACGGAGGCGTACCGCCATTTAAAGAAACGCAAGGATATATTAAAAAAATATTAAATATCGACGTTTCAAAATAG
- a CDS encoding flagellar motor switch protein FliN codes for MKLQDDIPLTIYFEIGNTKKKIEDLLHITKGTLYRLENSTKNTVRLMLENEEIGTGKILTKNGKMYVEIVELKR; via the coding sequence TTGAAATTACAAGATGATATTCCGTTAACAATTTATTTTGAAATCGGAAATACGAAAAAGAAAATTGAAGATTTGCTTCATATTACGAAAGGTACATTGTATCGTCTTGAAAATTCAACGAAAAATACGGTGCGTCTTATGCTTGAGAATGAAGAGATTGGAACCGGAAAGATTTTGACGAAGAATGGGAAGATGTACGTTGAAATCGTTGAATTGAAAAGGTAG
- the fliM gene encoding flagellar motor switch protein FliM yields the protein MSGEKLSQEQIDALLKAVNEGEEMPAFAQEAGKQEKFQEYDFNRPEKFGVEHLRSLQAIASTFGKQTSQTLSARMRIPIELEPSTVEQVPFTSEYVEKMPKDYYLYCVIDLGLPELGEIVIEIDLAFVIYIHECWLGGDSKRNFTMRRPLTAFEFLTLDNIFLLLCKNLEQSFESVVAIEPKFVTTETDPNALKITTASDIISLLNVNMKTDFWNTTVRIGIPFLSVEEIMDKLTSENIVEHSSDKRRKYTSEVEVKVNQVYKPVHVAIGEQKMTMSEIEQIEEGDIIPLHTKVSDELLGYVDGKHKFNCFIGKDGTRKALLFKSFVE from the coding sequence ATGAGTGGCGAAAAATTAAGCCAAGAGCAAATTGATGCCCTGCTGAAGGCGGTAAATGAAGGCGAGGAAATGCCAGCTTTCGCACAAGAAGCAGGAAAGCAAGAGAAATTTCAAGAGTATGATTTTAATAGACCAGAGAAGTTCGGTGTTGAGCATTTACGTAGTTTGCAAGCGATTGCTTCTACGTTTGGAAAACAGACGTCACAGACGTTATCAGCGCGTATGCGTATTCCAATTGAACTAGAGCCTTCAACAGTTGAGCAAGTTCCATTTACGAGTGAGTATGTGGAGAAAATGCCGAAAGATTATTATTTATATTGCGTGATTGATCTCGGTTTACCAGAGCTTGGAGAAATTGTTATTGAGATTGATTTAGCATTCGTTATTTATATTCATGAATGTTGGCTTGGCGGAGATAGTAAGCGTAACTTTACGATGCGCAGACCGTTAACAGCATTTGAGTTTTTAACGCTTGATAATATATTCTTGCTTCTTTGTAAAAATTTAGAGCAATCATTTGAAAGTGTTGTTGCGATTGAACCGAAATTTGTAACGACGGAAACAGATCCGAATGCACTAAAGATTACGACAGCGAGCGATATCATTTCATTACTTAATGTAAATATGAAAACAGATTTTTGGAATACGACGGTGCGTATCGGGATTCCGTTCTTATCTGTTGAAGAAATTATGGATAAGTTAACGTCTGAAAATATTGTCGAACATTCTTCGGATAAACGTAGGAAGTATACGTCTGAAGTGGAAGTGAAAGTAAATCAAGTGTACAAACCTGTTCACGTTGCGATTGGTGAGCAGAAAATGACAATGAGTGAGATTGAACAAATTGAAGAAGGGGATATTATTCCGCTTCATACGAAAGTTTCGGATGAATTACTTGGTTATGTAGATGGAAAGCATAAATTTAATTGTTTTATTGGAAAAGATGGAACGCGTAAGGCGCTCCTATTTAAAAGTTTTGTAGAGTAG
- the fliN gene encoding flagellar motor switch protein FliN — protein MKHEVSPVSLMGLEDFAGKRNEAGKAHIDTVSDISIELGVKLGKSSITLGDVKQLKVGDVLEVEKNLGHKVDVYLSNMKVGIGEAIVMDEKFGIIISEIEADKKQAALMKAQSQMQDKE, from the coding sequence ATGAAGCATGAAGTATCTCCTGTGTCATTAATGGGATTAGAAGATTTTGCAGGAAAGCGAAATGAAGCAGGCAAAGCACATATCGATACTGTTTCAGATATTTCGATTGAACTTGGTGTAAAGCTTGGAAAGTCATCTATTACGCTTGGTGATGTAAAGCAGTTAAAAGTTGGCGATGTTCTTGAAGTAGAGAAAAACTTAGGACATAAAGTAGATGTGTATTTAAGTAATATGAAAGTCGGCATCGGTGAAGCAATCGTAATGGACGAGAAATTCGGTATTATCATTTCTGAAATTGAAGCTGACAAGAAACAAGCGGCGCTTATGAAAGCGCAAAGTCAAATGCAAGATAAAGAGTAG
- a CDS encoding flagellar type III secretion system pore protein FliP — MRIKKQLSLLAVIFVFSIVFSIIFVNPAYAAPNGFINFENGKEFTSNSSVQLFALVTLLSLSSSIVLLFTHFTYFMIVLGITRQGLGVMNLPPNQVLVGLALFLSLFTMQPVLGQLKSDVWDPMTKEKITVSQAAETTAPIMKEYMSKHTYKHDLKMMLKVRGEELPKDLKDLSLFTLVPSFTLTQIQKGLLTGMFIYLAFVFIDLIISTLLMYLGMMMVPPMILSLPFKILVFVYLGGYTKIVDIMFKTVA; from the coding sequence ATGAGAATAAAGAAACAGTTATCATTATTAGCCGTTATTTTCGTATTTTCTATCGTTTTTTCAATTATTTTTGTAAATCCAGCGTATGCGGCCCCGAACGGTTTTATTAATTTCGAAAATGGAAAAGAGTTTACGAGTAATTCAAGTGTACAACTATTTGCGCTCGTTACCCTTTTATCATTATCTTCTTCTATCGTTCTATTATTTACACATTTTACTTATTTTATGATCGTTCTTGGGATTACACGTCAAGGACTTGGGGTAATGAATTTACCACCAAACCAAGTGCTTGTTGGACTTGCATTATTTTTATCACTCTTTACGATGCAGCCTGTACTCGGGCAACTGAAGAGCGATGTGTGGGATCCGATGACGAAAGAGAAAATAACAGTAAGTCAAGCTGCGGAAACGACAGCTCCTATTATGAAAGAATATATGTCAAAGCATACGTATAAGCATGATTTGAAAATGATGCTGAAAGTACGCGGAGAAGAGTTGCCGAAAGATTTGAAAGATCTTTCCTTATTTACACTCGTACCATCCTTTACGTTAACGCAAATTCAAAAAGGTTTACTAACAGGGATGTTCATTTATTTAGCGTTTGTATTTATAGATTTGATTATTAGTACACTTTTAATGTACCTCGGGATGATGATGGTACCGCCGATGATTTTAAGTTTACCGTTTAAAATACTCGTTTTCGTATATTTAGGTGGATATACAAAAATTGTCGATATTATGTTTAAGACGGTCGCCTGA
- a CDS encoding flagellar biosynthetic protein FliQ, giving the protein MNTSPIIDIFQTFFYKGVMILMPIAVVSLIVVIIIAVIMAMMQIQEQTLTFLPKMASIVLVIIILGPWMFQELTMLILDLFDKIPSLLRSY; this is encoded by the coding sequence ATGAATACGTCACCAATTATAGATATTTTCCAAACCTTTTTTTATAAAGGGGTTATGATTTTAATGCCGATTGCCGTTGTAAGTCTGATTGTCGTTATTATTATCGCGGTTATTATGGCAATGATGCAAATTCAAGAGCAAACGCTGACGTTTTTACCGAAAATGGCGAGTATTGTGCTCGTAATTATCATTTTAGGTCCGTGGATGTTCCAAGAGTTAACGATGCTTATTTTAGATTTATTTGATAAAATCCCATCGCTATTGCGTTCGTACTAA
- a CDS encoding flagellar biosynthetic protein FliR, with translation MNMELWAATFFAFCRITSFLYFLPFFSGRSIPAMAKVTVGLALSITVADQVDVSHIKTVWDVAAYAGTQIVIGLSLSKIVEMLWNIPKMAGHILDFDIGLSQASLFDVNAGSQSTLLSTIFDIFFLIIFISLGGINYFVATILKSFQYTEAISKLLTTSFLDSLLATLLFAITSAVEIALPLMGSLFIINFVLILIAKNAPQLNVFMNAYVIKITCGILFIAMSVPMLGYVFKNMTDVLLEEYTKLFNFFLTK, from the coding sequence ATGAATATGGAATTATGGGCGGCAACGTTTTTTGCGTTTTGTCGCATTACTTCATTTTTATATTTTTTACCGTTTTTCTCAGGCCGATCCATTCCAGCAATGGCGAAGGTTACAGTTGGACTCGCTCTTTCAATTACAGTGGCGGATCAAGTGGATGTCTCTCACATCAAGACAGTTTGGGACGTTGCAGCTTATGCAGGAACGCAAATTGTAATTGGATTATCACTTTCAAAAATTGTAGAAATGCTGTGGAACATTCCGAAAATGGCAGGGCATATTTTAGACTTTGATATTGGTTTATCACAAGCAAGTTTGTTTGATGTAAATGCAGGGTCACAGTCCACTTTGCTATCAACAATTTTTGATATATTTTTTCTTATTATTTTTATTTCACTGGGCGGCATTAACTATTTCGTTGCCACTATTTTAAAGTCGTTTCAATATACAGAGGCGATTTCAAAATTGTTGACGACTAGTTTTTTAGATAGTCTACTCGCAACGTTATTATTTGCGATCACATCAGCGGTTGAAATTGCTCTGCCGCTTATGGGAAGTTTATTCATCATTAACTTTGTTCTTATTTTAATTGCAAAAAATGCTCCGCAATTAAACGTTTTTATGAATGCATACGTAATTAAAATTACATGTGGTATTTTGTTTATTGCGATGAGTGTACCGATGCTCGGTTATGTGTTTAAAAATATGACGGATGTATTACTTGAAGAATATACGAAACTATTTAACTTTTTCTTAACGAAGTAG
- the flhB gene encoding flagellar type III secretion system protein FlhB — MAKDNKTEKATPQKRKKSREEGNIARSKDLNNLFSILVLAVVVYFFGDWLGYEIANSVAVLFDQIGKNTDSTEYFYLMGILLLKVSAPILILVYAFHLFNYMIQVGFLFSSKVIKPKASRINPKNYFTRLFSRKSLVDILKSLFYMGLIGYVSYVLFKKNLEKIVSMIGFNWTASLTEIISQIKFIFLAILIILIVLSIIDFIYQRWEYEQDIKMKKEEVKREHKDNEGDPQVKGKRKNFMHAILQGTIAKKMDGATFIVNNPTHISVVLRYNKHVDAAPIVVAKGEDELALYIRTLAREQEIPMVENRPLARSLYYQVEEDETIPEDLYVAVIEVMRYLIQTNELEV, encoded by the coding sequence ATGGCAAAGGATAATAAAACAGAAAAGGCCACCCCGCAGAAGCGTAAAAAATCGCGTGAAGAAGGGAATATTGCCCGGAGTAAAGATTTAAATAATTTATTTTCCATTCTCGTATTAGCAGTTGTCGTTTATTTCTTCGGAGATTGGCTAGGTTATGAGATTGCAAATTCCGTAGCGGTGCTGTTTGATCAAATTGGAAAAAATACAGATTCAACCGAGTATTTTTATTTAATGGGGATTTTATTACTGAAAGTATCGGCTCCGATATTAATACTCGTATATGCTTTTCATTTATTCAATTATATGATTCAAGTCGGCTTCCTATTTTCTTCTAAAGTCATTAAACCGAAAGCGTCACGTATTAATCCGAAAAACTATTTTACGAGATTGTTTAGTCGTAAAAGTTTAGTAGATATTTTGAAATCACTGTTTTACATGGGATTAATCGGTTACGTTTCGTACGTTCTCTTTAAAAAGAATTTAGAGAAGATTGTTAGTATGATTGGATTTAACTGGACAGCGTCACTTACTGAAATTATTAGCCAAATTAAATTTATCTTTTTAGCCATTTTAATTATTTTAATCGTTCTTTCTATTATCGATTTCATTTATCAAAGATGGGAGTACGAGCAAGATATTAAGATGAAAAAAGAAGAAGTAAAAAGGGAGCATAAAGATAATGAAGGGGACCCGCAAGTAAAGGGGAAACGAAAAAACTTTATGCATGCCATCTTGCAAGGGACAATCGCGAAGAAGATGGATGGTGCAACGTTTATTGTGAACAACCCGACGCATATTTCGGTTGTACTTCGTTACAATAAACACGTTGATGCAGCACCAATTGTCGTTGCAAAAGGGGAAGATGAGCTCGCATTATATATACGAACGCTTGCCCGTGAACAAGAAATACCAATGGTGGAAAACCGTCCGCTTGCTCGTTCTTTATATTATCAGGTCGAGGAAGATGAGACGATTCCAGAAGATTTATACGTAGCTGTAATTGAAGTTATGCGCTATTTAATTCAGACGAACGAACTTGAAGTGTAA
- the flhA gene encoding flagellar biosynthesis protein FlhA — protein sequence MFKIESARTYFSIFLAASFVVALLIPLPPFILDIIIVFLLSMSVLIYMRATSINEWDELKSFPTMLLLIGIFRVSINVSTTRAILTDGNAGHVIEEFGQFVIGGNLLIGIVIFTVLIIFQFIVANGASRTAEVAARFTLDSLPGKQMSIDADLNQRIISEKDAQAKRKKLNMETEFYGAMDGAGKFIKGDVIFGIVILFVNIIFGLIVGMMQQGMSFADAALHYTQLTVGDGIVNQIGSLMLAISTGIIVTRVFDGSPDTVTEGIFKELLAHEVVVYALGGLFIAMGIFTPLPFLPFALVGGTIIFLGIRNKNRIKKEKEDELQKELEMIQGEDEQLQQVEDSFGVFTDKYPIIVELGLDLAALVKQKINGETARDKVVLMRKSIITDLGINVPGINFKDNTSFRPRGRYIIRIKGAKAAEGVLKSGYLLALKTPNVMADLDAEPAKDPIFGEDGYWILEHMVQDAQMKGYQVLEPLSILITHLDVVVRRNLHELIQRQHVKDLINSLENDNGVLLEEIKKKEIDLSLVQNVIKQLLKEGISIRDLPTIIEGIIDGKEIYQNHVDGVTSFVRECISKVICENAKNPDGKIYAALFSDSIELDADVVNNSYQGYLLNWDLDLETRVVEQVQRVFKQARLMGREPVLLTRRKDFRFAIVRLLERYQVEAQVLCISELAPEIVVDQIAYIE from the coding sequence TTGTTTAAGATAGAGTCTGCAAGAACCTATTTTTCTATCTTTTTAGCAGCGTCATTCGTAGTGGCGCTCTTAATTCCACTTCCACCATTTATACTTGATATCATTATCGTTTTTCTACTAAGTATGTCAGTGCTTATTTATATGCGAGCGACAAGTATTAACGAGTGGGATGAATTAAAGTCATTTCCAACGATGTTGTTATTAATCGGGATTTTCCGCGTATCGATTAACGTTTCGACGACGCGAGCGATTTTGACAGATGGAAATGCAGGTCATGTTATTGAAGAGTTCGGCCAGTTCGTAATTGGCGGAAACTTATTAATTGGTATCGTTATTTTTACAGTATTAATCATATTCCAGTTTATCGTTGCAAACGGTGCATCTCGTACAGCTGAAGTAGCAGCTCGTTTTACACTTGATTCTTTACCGGGGAAACAAATGTCTATCGATGCCGATTTAAACCAGCGTATTATTTCAGAAAAAGATGCACAGGCAAAACGAAAAAAATTAAATATGGAAACAGAGTTTTACGGGGCGATGGATGGTGCCGGAAAGTTCATTAAAGGGGACGTTATTTTCGGGATTGTCATTTTATTCGTAAACATTATTTTCGGTTTAATTGTCGGCATGATGCAGCAAGGAATGAGCTTTGCAGATGCAGCTCTTCATTATACACAGTTAACTGTCGGTGACGGAATCGTAAACCAAATCGGTTCATTAATGCTTGCAATTTCAACAGGTATTATCGTAACGCGTGTATTTGACGGCTCACCGGATACAGTAACAGAAGGTATCTTTAAAGAGTTATTAGCGCATGAAGTCGTTGTATATGCACTAGGTGGTTTATTTATCGCAATGGGTATTTTTACTCCGCTACCGTTTCTACCATTCGCACTCGTTGGTGGAACGATTATCTTCTTAGGCATTCGTAATAAAAATCGAATAAAGAAAGAAAAAGAAGACGAGCTTCAAAAAGAATTAGAAATGATTCAAGGCGAAGATGAGCAACTGCAACAAGTGGAAGATTCATTCGGAGTATTTACGGATAAATATCCGATTATTGTAGAACTCGGTTTAGATTTAGCAGCACTTGTAAAGCAGAAAATTAACGGGGAAACAGCTCGTGATAAAGTTGTTCTTATGCGGAAGTCGATTATTACTGACCTTGGTATTAACGTTCCTGGAATTAACTTTAAAGATAATACGAGCTTTAGACCACGCGGACGTTACATTATTCGAATTAAAGGTGCTAAGGCAGCTGAAGGTGTTTTAAAATCAGGTTATTTATTAGCACTGAAAACACCGAACGTAATGGCTGATTTAGATGCAGAGCCAGCTAAAGATCCAATTTTCGGTGAAGATGGATATTGGATTTTAGAGCATATGGTGCAAGATGCACAAATGAAAGGCTATCAAGTGTTAGAGCCACTTAGCATATTAATTACACATTTAGATGTTGTTGTTAGACGTAATCTTCATGAATTAATTCAGCGTCAACATGTAAAAGACTTAATTAACTCGCTTGAAAATGATAATGGCGTTCTATTAGAAGAGATTAAGAAGAAAGAAATTGATTTATCACTCGTTCAAAATGTTATTAAACAACTTCTAAAAGAAGGTATTTCTATTCGTGATTTACCAACAATTATTGAAGGTATTATTGACGGCAAAGAAATTTATCAAAACCACGTTGACGGTGTGACATCATTTGTTCGTGAATGTATTTCAAAAGTTATTTGTGAAAATGCGAAAAATCCGGACGGAAAAATATATGCAGCGCTCTTCTCTGATTCAATTGAGTTAGATGCGGATGTTGTGAATAATTCATATCAAGGTTACTTATTAAACTGGGATTTAGATTTAGAAACACGTGTCGTTGAGCAAGTGCAGCGCGTCTTTAAGCAAGCACGTTTAATGGGAAGAGAACCAGTGTTATTAACACGTAGAAAAGATTTTAGATTTGCGATCGTAAGACTGCTAGAACGTTATCAAGTGGAAGCACAAGTACTTTGTATTAGCGAATTAGCACCAGAAATTGTTGTGGATCAAATTGCCTATATTGAATAG
- the flhF gene encoding flagellar biosynthesis protein FlhF, whose product MESTEKKEALMRIKAASKNELYRKLFDQYGTDYYYVVDESVKRNIPFFWKKDYEMLVAFPEEKQEEVNEGTAQFHEQLMDVVNDPSEQIVKANGIQSVLHNLENVTTSMSYAAMQTGNSEEWARKKEKLLKLFEKGIVVVKPTKEAEVTKKKKVVKQVVQVKKEEVAPKKENQESVPFIIQKVIRMLEQNDVEQYFIYAYAEKLKIKFENATMITEEEVIRYILEDMKSHFNTENVFEKEVQTIALIGPTGVGKTTTLAKMAWQFHGKNKTVGFITTDHSRIGTVQQLQDNVKTIGSEVIAVRDEAAMTRALTYFKEEARVDYILIDTAGKNYRTSETVEEMIETMGQVEPDYICLTLSASMKSKDMIEIITNFKDIHIDGIVFTKFDETASSGELLKIPAVSSAPIVLMTDGQDIRKNIHIATAEHLAKQMLQTS is encoded by the coding sequence ATGGAAAGTACAGAAAAGAAAGAAGCGTTAATGCGAATAAAAGCAGCTTCGAAAAATGAATTGTATCGAAAGTTATTTGACCAATATGGTACAGATTATTATTACGTTGTCGATGAAAGTGTAAAACGAAATATACCGTTTTTCTGGAAAAAGGATTATGAAATGTTAGTTGCTTTTCCAGAAGAAAAACAGGAAGAAGTGAATGAAGGTACAGCTCAATTTCATGAACAGTTAATGGATGTTGTGAATGATCCTTCAGAACAAATTGTGAAGGCGAATGGAATTCAATCAGTACTGCACAATTTAGAAAACGTAACGACTTCTATGTCATACGCGGCGATGCAAACAGGAAATAGTGAAGAATGGGCAAGAAAAAAAGAGAAACTATTAAAGCTGTTCGAAAAAGGAATTGTCGTTGTGAAACCGACGAAAGAAGCGGAAGTAACGAAAAAGAAAAAAGTTGTGAAACAAGTCGTTCAGGTAAAGAAAGAAGAAGTAGCTCCAAAGAAAGAAAATCAAGAATCTGTACCGTTTATTATTCAAAAAGTAATTCGGATGCTAGAACAAAACGATGTAGAACAATATTTCATTTATGCATATGCTGAAAAGTTAAAAATAAAGTTTGAAAATGCAACGATGATTACAGAAGAAGAAGTTATCAGGTACATATTGGAAGATATGAAATCTCATTTTAATACGGAAAACGTCTTTGAAAAAGAAGTACAAACAATCGCATTAATCGGTCCAACTGGCGTTGGTAAAACGACGACACTCGCCAAAATGGCATGGCAATTTCACGGTAAGAACAAAACAGTTGGTTTTATAACGACAGATCATTCTCGCATAGGGACAGTGCAGCAATTGCAAGATAACGTAAAGACAATTGGATCGGAAGTAATTGCTGTGCGTGATGAAGCTGCAATGACAAGAGCGCTTACGTATTTTAAAGAAGAAGCACGCGTCGATTATATTTTAATTGATACAGCCGGAAAAAATTATCGTACGTCAGAAACAGTGGAAGAAATGATTGAAACGATGGGTCAAGTAGAACCAGATTATATTTGTTTAACGTTATCAGCTTCGATGAAAAGTAAAGATATGATTGAAATCATTACAAACTTTAAAGATATTCATATAGATGGTATTGTGTTTACAAAATTTGATGAAACAGCAAGTAGTGGCGAATTGTTGAAAATTCCAGCAGTATCATCAGCTCCTATTGTATTAATGACAGATGGCCAAGACATAAGGAAAAATATACATATCGCTACAGCTGAACATTTAGCGAAACAAATGTTACAAACATCGTAG
- a CDS encoding flagellar basal-body rod protein FlgG, whose protein sequence is MNGLYIGSMGMMNYMQRINVHSNNVANAQTTGFKAENMTSKVFDVQDTYRRGDGAVTNIGSVDYAVVPAATHVNLVQGNIQMTNSATDFFLDDGAAGTTSFFVTSKNDETFLTRDGSFTLNSDRYLQTSSGAFVMGENNERIRIPEGAKVAVQADGTLYDEVTQNNIARLQTKTVDAETNARLVQRENKSFTLAEGNIANLPNGTGIVKNHMLENSNVDMTKEMADLMTDQKMIQASQRVMTSFDKIYEKEANEILR, encoded by the coding sequence ATGAACGGTCTTTATATAGGTTCTATGGGTATGATGAATTACATGCAGCGTATTAATGTTCATTCGAATAACGTTGCAAATGCTCAAACGACAGGATTTAAAGCAGAAAATATGACGTCTAAAGTATTTGATGTACAAGACACATATCGCCGAGGAGATGGGGCGGTAACAAATATCGGTTCGGTCGATTACGCTGTAGTACCAGCTGCAACACATGTGAATTTAGTACAAGGAAATATACAAATGACAAATAGCGCTACAGATTTCTTTTTAGATGACGGCGCGGCCGGCACAACATCATTTTTCGTTACTTCTAAAAATGATGAAACGTTTTTAACGAGAGATGGTAGTTTCACATTAAATAGTGATCGTTATTTACAAACATCTTCAGGTGCTTTCGTAATGGGAGAGAATAATGAGCGTATTCGTATTCCAGAAGGAGCAAAGGTTGCTGTACAAGCAGACGGTACATTATATGATGAAGTAACACAAAATAATATTGCTCGTTTACAAACAAAAACAGTAGATGCCGAAACGAATGCTCGTCTCGTGCAACGTGAGAACAAAAGCTTTACACTAGCAGAAGGAAACATTGCTAATTTACCGAACGGAACAGGAATAGTAAAAAATCATATGCTAGAAAATTCAAATGTTGATATGACGAAAGAGATGGCAGATCTTATGACGGATCAAAAAATGATTCAAGCATCACAGCGTGTTATGACGTCATTTGATAAAATTTATGAAAAAGAAGCGAATGAAATATTGAGATAA